A stretch of the Gammaproteobacteria bacterium genome encodes the following:
- a CDS encoding isoprenylcysteine carboxylmethyltransferase family protein translates to MPDRDPPAPHTGARGRESPDAGLVEEWARTGNWLFRWRSYLPLLVLAALAALSFAFPPGTAGQLDGWELTGMLVAVAGLVLRTWTVGHAPAGTSGRGTRKLEATALSTEGMYSVVRHPLYLGNLLIWAGVATTTGSLAAVAVTILVFWSYNGRIMLAEERFLQARFGSDFTRWAARTPALLPAPRLWRPYRLPFSLLFALGRDHAALYAWVAATTALEVAETLGAGNGLDLAPFWGIYFGAGTVVYVVLWRLKKDSTLLDVEGR, encoded by the coding sequence ATGCCGGACCGCGACCCGCCGGCTCCGCACACGGGAGCGCGGGGTCGCGAATCTCCCGATGCGGGGCTGGTCGAGGAATGGGCCCGGACCGGGAACTGGCTCTTTCGCTGGCGCAGCTATCTGCCGCTGCTCGTCCTGGCCGCTCTCGCCGCCCTGAGCTTCGCCTTCCCACCCGGCACTGCCGGCCAACTGGACGGCTGGGAGCTGACGGGAATGCTGGTGGCCGTAGCGGGGCTGGTGCTGCGCACCTGGACCGTGGGGCATGCGCCGGCCGGGACTTCAGGCCGGGGAACCCGCAAGCTCGAAGCCACCGCGCTGAGCACCGAGGGGATGTACTCGGTGGTGCGCCATCCCCTATACCTGGGGAACCTCCTGATCTGGGCGGGCGTGGCCACGACCACGGGCAGTCTCGCCGCCGTGGCGGTCACCATTCTCGTGTTCTGGAGCTACAACGGGCGCATCATGCTCGCCGAGGAGCGCTTCCTGCAGGCACGTTTCGGCTCCGACTTCACCCGCTGGGCGGCGCGCACGCCCGCGCTATTGCCGGCTCCGCGGCTCTGGCGGCCGTACCGGCTGCCGTTCTCGCTGCTGTTCGCGCTCGGGCGGGACCACGCCGCCCTGTACGCCTGGGTGGCTGCGACCACTGCGCTGGAAGTCGCGGAGACGCTGGGCGCAGGGAACGGTCTCGATCTGGCGCCCTTCTGGGGGATCTACTTCGGAGCCGGCACGGTGGTGTATGTCGTGCTCTGGCGGCTCAAGAAGGACTCGACGCTGCTCGATGTGGAGGGCAGGTAG
- a CDS encoding aminotransferase class V-fold PLP-dependent enzyme, producing the protein MTGPGPEHARAEAGALQLDADLMRRLGYEMVDRVVARWTGLREDRAWGTADRAYTEARLREAAPETGRDPDEVIDRVLRDVLPYAGRIDHPRFFAFIPSSPTWPSFLAHMLTGGFNVFQGTWLESAGPSQVELVVLDWFREWLGMPETAGGVFTSGGSAATLNAMVAARHAAGDGERLMLYEGDQCHASVERAARICGFRADNLRRVPTDDRYRLDVEVLEHMIRYDRAEGRTPFMVSANAGATNTGAIDPLDAIADLCEREGLWFHIDGAYGGFAVLDEAARRSLKGIERADSVVLDPHKWFFQPYETGCLMVRDPALLRDAFRIMPEYLQDTDMSLEHVNFADRGLQLSRSFRALRVWMSVQILGLEEFRVVIGRALELARRAEAWIRGRARLELLSPASLGVVCYRFRPPGMDAPALDSLNREIQDEIVESGFAMISSTRLQGAYSLRLCILNYRSTWQDVRATLERVEEIGQRRVRAAACTS; encoded by the coding sequence GTGACCGGGCCCGGACCCGAACACGCGCGCGCCGAAGCGGGCGCGCTGCAACTGGACGCCGACCTGATGCGCCGCCTGGGATACGAGATGGTGGACCGGGTGGTGGCCCGCTGGACCGGCCTCCGCGAAGACCGCGCCTGGGGCACCGCCGACCGGGCGTACACGGAAGCCCGTCTTCGCGAGGCGGCTCCCGAGACCGGCCGCGATCCGGACGAGGTCATCGACCGGGTTCTGCGCGACGTCCTTCCCTACGCGGGGCGCATCGATCATCCCCGCTTTTTCGCCTTCATTCCCTCCTCGCCCACCTGGCCGAGCTTCCTGGCGCACATGCTCACCGGCGGCTTCAACGTCTTCCAGGGCACGTGGCTGGAATCGGCGGGTCCCAGCCAGGTGGAGCTGGTGGTGCTCGACTGGTTCCGCGAATGGCTGGGCATGCCGGAGACCGCGGGGGGTGTGTTCACCAGCGGGGGCTCGGCCGCGACCCTGAACGCCATGGTGGCCGCGCGCCACGCGGCGGGCGACGGCGAGCGGCTGATGCTGTACGAGGGCGATCAGTGCCACGCGTCCGTGGAACGGGCCGCGCGCATCTGCGGCTTCCGCGCGGACAACCTGCGCCGCGTGCCCACCGACGACCGTTACCGGCTCGATGTCGAGGTGCTGGAGCACATGATCCGCTACGACCGGGCCGAGGGAAGAACGCCCTTCATGGTGTCCGCCAACGCGGGAGCCACCAACACGGGGGCCATCGATCCGCTGGACGCCATCGCCGATCTGTGCGAGCGCGAGGGCCTCTGGTTCCACATCGACGGGGCCTACGGCGGCTTCGCGGTCCTCGACGAAGCCGCGCGGCGGAGCCTCAAGGGCATCGAACGTGCCGACAGTGTGGTTCTGGATCCGCACAAGTGGTTTTTCCAGCCCTATGAGACGGGGTGCCTGATGGTGCGCGACCCGGCGCTGCTGCGCGATGCCTTCCGGATCATGCCCGAGTACCTGCAGGACACGGACATGAGCCTGGAGCACGTGAACTTCGCCGACCGCGGACTCCAGTTGAGCCGCTCCTTCCGGGCGCTGCGGGTGTGGATGTCGGTCCAGATCCTGGGGCTGGAGGAGTTCCGAGTCGTCATCGGACGTGCGCTCGAGCTGGCGCGCAGGGCGGAGGCCTGGATCCGGGGACGCGCGCGCCTGGAGCTGCTCAGCCCGGCCAGCCTGGGCGTGGTCTGCTACCGCTTTCGACCGCCCGGCATGGATGCGCCGGCGCTGGATTCGCTCAACCGCGAGATCCAGGACGAGATCGTCGAGAGCGGTTTCGCGATGATCTCCTCGACGCGGCTTCAGGGCGCCTACTCGCTGCGCCTTTGCATCCTCAACTACCGGAGCACCTGGCAGGACGTGCGCGCCACCCTCGAGCGCGTGGAAGAGATCGGACAGCGGCGCGTGAGGGCGGCGGCGTGCACCTCGTAG
- a CDS encoding CPBP family intramembrane metalloprotease — MHLVDQILLAVLLVLAPINGVAQLWLARKNQELARIPVYVSSGIFIFVLGAASAIVGVTGVGLPALGLAPLDPFAFVAWTAAIAAAVLGIMMLFTWIARAAGLRDSPFLARLLPRTRRERAYFAGLSFVAGTGEEIAYRGYAMSALGAMSVGPWMAAAVTSAAFGLLHSYQGARGIVTTGVAGFAFAASFILTGSIWPAMAAHITIDLVAGLVLGERLLTHRDGGTEACA; from the coding sequence GTGCACCTCGTAGACCAGATCCTGCTGGCGGTGCTGCTCGTCCTCGCTCCCATCAACGGCGTCGCGCAACTGTGGCTTGCCAGGAAGAACCAGGAGCTTGCGCGCATTCCCGTGTACGTGAGTTCCGGGATCTTCATCTTCGTCCTGGGAGCGGCCAGCGCGATCGTCGGGGTGACCGGCGTCGGACTGCCCGCCCTGGGGCTGGCGCCGCTCGACCCCTTCGCGTTCGTGGCGTGGACGGCCGCGATCGCCGCGGCGGTCCTGGGGATCATGATGCTGTTCACGTGGATCGCCCGTGCCGCCGGGCTGCGCGACTCGCCCTTCCTGGCCCGGCTGCTTCCACGCACCCGCCGCGAGAGGGCGTACTTCGCGGGCCTTTCCTTCGTTGCCGGGACGGGCGAAGAGATCGCCTACCGGGGGTACGCCATGTCGGCGCTGGGGGCGATGTCGGTGGGCCCGTGGATGGCCGCGGCGGTCACCTCGGCGGCGTTCGGGTTGTTACATTCCTACCAGGGTGCGCGGGGTATCGTGACGACCGGGGTGGCCGGGTTCGCCTTCGCCGCGTCGTTCATTCTGACCGGGAGCATCTGGCCCGCGATGGCCGCGCACATCACGATCGATCTGGTCGCCGGGCTGGTTCTCGGCGAGAGGCTGCTCACCCATCGAGACGGAGGAACCGAGGCGTGCGCGTAG